In a single window of the Phycisphaerae bacterium genome:
- a CDS encoding glycosyltransferase family 4 protein has product MRLLIVSHSVNPWTPHYARYFAARGDKTLVVSFSPEPIEGIDMEFIGVDPWDKHANKHLYVTRVPRLRRIIRRFRPDLVYAPFIASNGLTAVLAWKGPTVTSGRGGDVLEQERRVGWRRGMREKLIRFVCDRCVMIHTVSQEIENELLRLGVHASKIFQIPVGIDSQRFMPAAEMPRHPATRLICVRKHEGIYDNITVIEALGRLRAAGREFTGVMASTGTLWAAHKRRAEELGLLDRVRFTGEVPHEQVPELLRQADIYVSATLSDGTSSALLEAMSVGLLPVVSRIPANTPWVEHGVTGLLFDTQRPDMLAELLDRAIEDQELQRRAFEENRRLVCERADQQVNMKRLADKLESAAMGEGGGG; this is encoded by the coding sequence GTGCGTCTTCTGATCGTATCCCATAGCGTCAACCCGTGGACGCCTCACTACGCGCGGTACTTCGCTGCCCGGGGAGACAAGACCCTGGTGGTCAGCTTCAGTCCGGAGCCGATCGAGGGTATCGACATGGAGTTCATTGGCGTGGACCCCTGGGACAAGCACGCCAACAAGCATCTCTATGTCACGCGCGTGCCGAGGCTGCGGCGGATCATCAGGCGTTTCAGGCCGGATCTGGTCTACGCCCCGTTCATCGCCTCGAACGGTCTGACTGCCGTGCTGGCCTGGAAAGGTCCGACGGTGACCTCCGGGCGGGGTGGCGACGTGCTCGAACAGGAGCGTCGTGTCGGTTGGCGGCGGGGCATGCGGGAGAAACTGATCCGGTTTGTCTGTGACCGCTGCGTGATGATTCACACGGTCTCGCAGGAGATCGAAAACGAGCTACTCCGGTTGGGTGTACATGCCAGCAAGATATTCCAGATACCAGTTGGCATCGATTCGCAGCGATTCATGCCGGCGGCGGAGATGCCGCGTCATCCGGCCACCCGGCTGATTTGTGTACGCAAACACGAGGGGATCTACGACAACATCACGGTCATCGAAGCCCTGGGCCGTCTGAGGGCGGCCGGCCGGGAGTTCACCGGGGTGATGGCGAGCACGGGCACGCTGTGGGCGGCGCACAAGAGGCGTGCGGAGGAGCTTGGCCTTCTCGATCGGGTGAGGTTCACCGGCGAAGTCCCGCACGAGCAGGTTCCCGAGCTTCTTCGCCAGGCGGACATCTATGTTTCCGCGACGCTGAGCGACGGCACGAGTTCGGCGCTGCTGGAGGCGATGTCGGTCGGGCTGCTTCCCGTTGTTTCGCGTATTCCGGCGAACACGCCGTGGGTGGAGCACGGCGTCACCGGACTGCTGTTCGACACTCAGCGGCCGGACATGCTGGCGGAGCTTCTCGATCGGGCGATCGAGGATCAGGAGCTGCAGCGCAGGGCGTTCGAGGAGAATCGCAGGCTGGTCTGCGAGCGAGCCGACCAGCAAGTCAACATGAAGCGGCTGGCGGACAAGCTGGAGAGCGCGGCCATGGGCGAAGGAGGGGGAGGGTGA
- a CDS encoding DegT/DnrJ/EryC1/StrS family aminotransferase codes for MLSKTRILVKHLLVPNPGGGQETIEAYERAFAERVGSACCAGFWKGRVAFFAVLKALGIGPGDEVVMPGYTCVAVPAAVRFLGAVPVFVDIEPGYCTLDPDLLAAAITPRTRAVLVQHTYGYPSAGLDRVMGLCRSRSLPVIEDCCHALGTRLGGRHMGTFGAAGFFSTQWSKPYTTGLGGLLVCGDLDLYERVCRLRDAEAVSPSRRSAAQLALQNILHALLVYPWTTAIAREAYRWLTRRGIIAGSTGKVENLHWSPEYFRRMCAVQAAAGLHELGRIAETLEHRRRVTEYYLNALADACWQIPLPAHDAEVALLRVPVRVSNKDEILRIADARRVEIGDWFIRPLHSRLTAQEVFGYVPGQCPQAEKAAREVINLPNHSRVSLRCAKRIVAFLRETCRPA; via the coding sequence ATGCTCAGCAAGACACGCATTCTGGTCAAACATCTGCTTGTGCCGAATCCTGGCGGGGGGCAGGAGACGATCGAGGCCTACGAAAGGGCTTTTGCCGAACGGGTCGGCTCTGCTTGCTGCGCCGGCTTCTGGAAAGGGCGGGTGGCGTTCTTCGCCGTCCTCAAGGCCTTGGGCATCGGGCCGGGTGATGAAGTGGTCATGCCCGGCTACACCTGCGTGGCGGTGCCGGCCGCGGTGAGGTTTCTTGGCGCCGTGCCCGTCTTCGTGGACATCGAGCCCGGCTACTGCACGCTCGATCCGGATCTACTTGCCGCCGCGATCACGCCGCGCACCCGAGCCGTCCTGGTCCAGCACACGTACGGCTACCCGAGTGCGGGTCTGGATCGGGTCATGGGACTCTGTCGTTCCAGGAGTCTGCCGGTCATCGAGGATTGTTGCCATGCCCTGGGCACGCGTCTGGGCGGCCGTCACATGGGTACCTTTGGCGCAGCGGGTTTCTTCTCCACCCAGTGGAGCAAGCCGTACACCACCGGGCTGGGCGGTTTGCTGGTCTGTGGCGATCTAGACCTCTATGAGCGCGTGTGCCGGCTGCGTGACGCCGAGGCCGTTTCCCCGAGTCGGAGATCCGCCGCTCAGCTGGCCTTGCAGAACATCCTTCACGCTCTGCTGGTTTACCCGTGGACCACCGCCATCGCCCGTGAGGCGTATCGCTGGCTGACTCGCCGGGGCATCATCGCCGGTTCTACCGGGAAGGTCGAGAACCTGCACTGGAGTCCGGAGTACTTCAGACGGATGTGTGCCGTTCAGGCCGCTGCCGGGCTTCACGAGCTGGGCCGGATTGCGGAGACGCTTGAGCATCGCCGGAGGGTGACCGAATACTACCTGAACGCTCTGGCTGACGCGTGCTGGCAGATACCGCTTCCAGCTCACGACGCGGAAGTTGCCCTGCTGCGCGTGCCGGTGAGGGTGAGCAACAAGGACGAGATTCTGCGTATCGCCGACGCTCGCCGGGTGGAGATTGGTGACTGGTTCATACGCCCGCTCCACTCGCGACTGACCGCGCAGGAGGTGTTCGGCTACGTTCCCGGCCAGTGCCCGCAGGCCGAGAAAGCCGCCCGCGAAGTCATCAACCTGCCCAACCATTCGCGAGTCAGTCTGAGGTGCGCGAAACGCATCGTCGCATTCCTGCGTGAGACCTGTCGTCCCGCGTAG
- a CDS encoding glycosyltransferase, giving the protein MRILEVILWVLILCPIYTMVVYPLLMYVLSKVFPRRFVREPVTPTVTQIIAAFNEEKSIASKLENSLTLDYPRDKLEIVVVSDASTDRTDDIVRGFAERGVKLLRVEGNLGKSAALNVAAERAGGDILAFSDATGHWNAKSIRKMAEHYADPRVGCVAGWVAYRYDQSLTAQGFSVYQRFVTSLRRAEASFGCGIVAPGSIHSIRKTVFRPLPTTTSGDMADPFHAAQQGLRTTFEPEAVTWEESRTQVKDEWEARVRICMRALDFMFYAFRRFPVLRSPLYCFQVMSHKFLRWLVGPLMIPILIINAILIPCHWVYAILFCFQLAYYGLTLFGYVSSNLGIRVPGLAGLVFYNSVNLAYIVAMVKYLRGERVARWKPSR; this is encoded by the coding sequence TTGCGGATTCTCGAGGTCATTCTGTGGGTGCTGATCCTGTGTCCCATTTACACCATGGTCGTCTATCCCCTGCTGATGTACGTGCTCAGCAAGGTTTTCCCCCGCCGGTTTGTCCGGGAGCCGGTCACCCCCACCGTGACCCAGATCATCGCCGCGTTCAACGAGGAGAAGTCGATCGCCAGCAAGCTGGAGAATTCCCTCACCCTTGACTACCCGCGTGACAAGCTGGAGATTGTGGTGGTCTCGGACGCGTCCACCGACCGCACCGACGATATCGTTCGGGGTTTTGCGGAGCGCGGGGTCAAGCTTCTCCGGGTCGAGGGCAATCTTGGGAAGTCCGCGGCGCTCAACGTGGCCGCCGAGCGGGCTGGCGGTGATATCCTGGCGTTCTCGGATGCCACCGGGCACTGGAACGCGAAGTCCATTCGTAAGATGGCGGAGCACTATGCCGACCCGCGGGTTGGGTGTGTGGCCGGCTGGGTGGCGTACCGTTACGACCAGAGCCTGACCGCCCAGGGATTCAGCGTGTACCAGCGTTTCGTGACCAGTCTGCGCCGCGCGGAGGCCTCGTTCGGCTGCGGGATTGTTGCCCCTGGATCGATTCACTCGATCCGCAAGACCGTCTTCCGCCCGCTGCCGACGACCACGTCCGGTGACATGGCGGACCCGTTTCACGCCGCGCAGCAGGGGTTGAGGACCACGTTCGAGCCCGAAGCCGTGACCTGGGAGGAATCCCGCACCCAGGTGAAGGATGAATGGGAAGCCCGTGTGCGGATCTGCATGCGGGCGTTGGATTTCATGTTTTACGCTTTTCGTCGTTTTCCCGTTCTGCGTTCGCCTCTCTATTGTTTCCAGGTGATGTCGCACAAGTTCCTGAGGTGGCTGGTGGGGCCCTTGATGATTCCGATCCTGATCATCAACGCGATCCTGATCCCCTGTCACTGGGTGTACGCGATTCTGTTCTGCTTTCAGCTTGCCTATTACGGATTGACTCTGTTCGGGTACGTGTCCTCCAACCTGGGGATCCGGGTACCTGGTCTCGCAGGGCTCGTCTTCTACAACTCGGTGAACCTGGCCTACATTGTGGCGATGGTGAAGTATCTTCGAGGCGAGCGCGTCGCCCGATGGAAACCCTCGCGCTGA
- a CDS encoding polysaccharide deacetylase family protein — translation MSPSSILDLAAPARCVPLADIDPWTAAGVVVFMVVPLLAVLEVLRYVYLEYRRDRVPVLLYHRLISHAAAEQGLVPDKEMIWVSYDTRFAEQMQYLRDAGYVTLDFDDYLRVRAGEMPLPAKPVIVTFDDGYLSTYTMGFPVLKRLGQKGVVFVSLEPDEHTRNLVKGVDGFLSPDQMREMAGSGMSIQSHTVTHCILADLADEVALRELEESRRRIAEITGRPVEHIAIPRAGYSRRIKRLTRMAGYRTACCNNKGSVNGWSDLLALPRIVVERDMSVADFARCLSPRGALMLRITGNMKRIPERLGGGRFAARVRKILYRGPLLPLFETRNLKRAIAAGGLLYLLGSVLFFWSLLVR, via the coding sequence ATGAGTCCCAGCTCGATCCTCGACTTGGCCGCGCCGGCACGCTGTGTGCCCCTGGCGGACATCGATCCATGGACCGCCGCCGGTGTTGTCGTCTTCATGGTGGTGCCGCTCCTGGCGGTGCTGGAAGTCCTGCGCTACGTCTATCTCGAGTACCGACGGGACCGGGTTCCCGTCCTGCTGTATCATCGCCTCATCTCCCACGCGGCGGCGGAGCAGGGGCTGGTGCCGGACAAGGAGATGATCTGGGTCAGTTACGACACCCGGTTCGCCGAGCAGATGCAGTACCTGCGTGACGCCGGCTACGTGACGCTCGATTTCGACGACTACCTGCGCGTTCGTGCCGGCGAGATGCCGCTGCCGGCGAAGCCGGTCATCGTGACGTTTGACGACGGCTATCTCAGCACTTACACGATGGGTTTCCCGGTGCTCAAGCGTCTCGGGCAGAAGGGTGTGGTTTTCGTATCCTTGGAGCCGGACGAGCACACTCGCAACCTGGTCAAGGGGGTGGACGGTTTTCTCAGCCCGGACCAGATGCGCGAGATGGCCGGCAGCGGAATGTCCATCCAGTCGCACACGGTGACGCACTGCATCCTCGCCGATCTTGCCGACGAGGTCGCGTTGCGCGAACTGGAGGAGTCTCGCCGGCGCATTGCGGAGATCACCGGCAGACCGGTCGAACACATTGCCATCCCGCGCGCCGGATACAGTCGGCGGATCAAGCGGCTGACCCGCATGGCCGGGTACCGAACCGCCTGCTGCAACAACAAGGGAAGCGTCAACGGCTGGTCGGATCTTCTGGCCCTGCCGCGGATCGTGGTCGAGCGCGACATGAGCGTGGCGGACTTTGCCCGCTGCCTCAGTCCGCGCGGCGCTCTCATGCTCCGCATCACCGGTAACATGAAACGCATTCCCGAGCGGCTGGGCGGTGGTCGATTTGCCGCCCGGGTGCGGAAGATCCTGTACCGGGGCCCTCTGCTTCCGTTGTTCGAGACGCGCAATCTGAAACGGGCGATTGCGGCCGGAGGGCTTCTCTACCTTCTGGGCAGCGTCTTGTTCTTCTGGAGCCTTCTGGTTCGCTGA
- a CDS encoding polysaccharide deacetylase family protein: MLHGLVIILASILALSVVGLVGLCLWETRSPRLVCLMYHRLSPREAYRSVRGTERVFALPVDAFDAQLEYLKSAGYECVSAGQVRAFAAGELPMPRRAVLITFDDGCRSVASLAVPSLARFGAKATVFVTTDPSAYVFDIGAGYEPRLTEEEMKALDGGVVEFESHSVTHRPLRGLAEDEIRNELAGSKRQLEQLLSRPVEYLAIPGNWWNAKVMQVAREVGYRAVWVSNPGFVRPGSNRYGLHRVNVEGEFTLGQFITAMSPWGIAQRRPLSFIKRLPGRILGPAWWLPLRKVILRFIPGGHLSMRRMVLITGVLAASMVAILLLWFLG, translated from the coding sequence ATGCTTCACGGTTTGGTCATCATCCTCGCATCGATCCTGGCCCTGTCGGTTGTCGGGCTGGTCGGGCTGTGCCTGTGGGAGACTCGCAGTCCCCGGCTCGTATGTCTCATGTATCACCGCCTGAGTCCTCGTGAGGCCTATCGCTCGGTTCGGGGTACGGAGCGCGTCTTCGCTCTGCCTGTGGATGCCTTTGACGCGCAGCTGGAGTACCTGAAGTCCGCCGGGTATGAATGTGTCTCTGCCGGCCAGGTGCGGGCGTTTGCCGCCGGAGAACTGCCCATGCCGCGGCGGGCGGTGCTGATCACCTTTGATGACGGTTGCCGGAGTGTCGCTTCGCTGGCCGTTCCCTCGCTCGCGCGTTTCGGAGCCAAGGCCACGGTGTTCGTGACCACCGATCCATCCGCCTACGTGTTCGACATCGGTGCGGGATACGAACCCCGGCTGACGGAGGAGGAGATGAAGGCCCTGGATGGGGGCGTCGTCGAGTTCGAATCTCACAGCGTGACTCACCGGCCGCTCCGCGGTCTGGCAGAGGATGAGATTCGCAACGAACTCGCTGGGTCCAAGCGGCAGCTCGAGCAGCTTCTTTCTCGTCCGGTCGAGTATCTCGCCATTCCCGGCAACTGGTGGAACGCGAAGGTCATGCAGGTTGCCCGGGAAGTGGGTTACCGGGCCGTGTGGGTCTCCAACCCGGGTTTCGTCCGTCCGGGCTCGAACCGCTACGGGCTGCACCGAGTCAATGTCGAGGGTGAGTTCACGCTTGGCCAGTTTATCACCGCGATGAGCCCCTGGGGGATCGCCCAGCGCCGACCGCTTTCGTTCATCAAGCGGCTGCCGGGGCGGATTCTGGGGCCGGCCTGGTGGCTGCCGCTTCGGAAGGTCATTCTGCGGTTCATTCCGGGTGGGCACCTGTCCATGCGGCGCATGGTCCTGATTACCGGGGTGCTGGCGGCGAGTATGGTGGCCATCCTGCTTCTCTGGTTTCTCGGGTGA
- a CDS encoding glycosyltransferase, which produces MRLLMVAHSDAPWTPHYARYFKARGDEVLVVTFAPNGIEGIETVFMGVEPFDFRKNKRLFLTRVPRVRRIIRAFRPDLVYGPYLTSNGMTAVLSSRYPVIVAARGGDVFEHAGSSGPRQWFREAVVRFVCWRAAMVHTVSQGLDNELMRLGVPARKLFRIPVGVNVERFHPREEGPRADATRLVCVRRHQRVYDIPTILHALARLRSSGRLFTCTMAGGGTRLEMHKALAAELGLSDVVTFLGHQPHDRLPALFRDSDIYISASLSDGTASSLLEAMASGILPVVSRIRANGPWIEHGVNGLLFETGRPESLAEVLATAMADGDLRRRAFLENPRRVDRDGNMAKNMDRLAAVFEEVAFQSPCQRR; this is translated from the coding sequence ATGCGTTTACTGATGGTGGCCCACAGCGATGCCCCCTGGACGCCGCACTACGCGCGCTATTTCAAGGCGCGTGGGGACGAGGTCCTGGTGGTGACGTTTGCGCCCAATGGGATTGAGGGGATCGAGACGGTCTTCATGGGTGTCGAGCCGTTTGACTTCCGGAAGAACAAGCGGCTGTTTTTGACCCGCGTGCCGCGGGTGCGAAGGATCATCCGGGCGTTCAGGCCGGACCTGGTTTACGGGCCTTACCTGACCTCAAACGGGATGACGGCGGTGCTGTCCTCGCGGTATCCGGTCATTGTGGCCGCCCGTGGAGGTGACGTGTTTGAGCACGCCGGAAGTTCGGGGCCGAGGCAGTGGTTTCGTGAGGCGGTGGTGCGATTCGTCTGCTGGCGGGCGGCCATGGTCCACACCGTGTCCCAGGGATTGGACAACGAGCTGATGCGGCTGGGCGTGCCGGCCCGGAAGCTGTTCCGGATTCCGGTGGGGGTGAACGTTGAGCGGTTTCATCCCCGGGAGGAGGGGCCTCGGGCGGACGCCACCCGACTGGTTTGCGTTCGCCGGCACCAGCGGGTCTATGACATCCCGACGATCCTGCACGCCCTGGCCCGGTTGAGGTCGTCCGGCCGGTTGTTCACTTGCACGATGGCCGGCGGCGGCACCCGCCTCGAGATGCACAAGGCGCTGGCGGCGGAGCTGGGGTTGAGCGACGTGGTCACTTTTCTCGGTCACCAGCCGCATGATCGGTTGCCCGCGCTGTTTCGGGACTCCGACATTTACATCTCCGCGTCGCTGAGCGACGGCACGGCCTCGTCCCTGCTCGAAGCCATGGCGAGTGGCATACTTCCGGTCGTGTCGCGCATTCGGGCCAATGGGCCCTGGATCGAGCACGGGGTCAACGGTCTGCTTTTCGAGACCGGCCGGCCGGAGAGCCTGGCTGAGGTTCTAGCCACGGCGATGGCGGACGGCGATCTTCGTCGGCGGGCTTTCCTTGAGAACCCCCGCCGGGTGGACCGGGACGGCAACATGGCCAAGAACATGGATCGGCTGGCGGCCGTCTTCGAGGAGGTCGCGTTCCAGTCCCCGTGTCAGAGGAGATAG
- a CDS encoding ATP-grasp domain-containing protein, whose translation MSKRPEILVFEAEAKSSLPVAESFHRRGFRVVAASSRRCCASFYSRSVRERIAMPSEVHEPDACLAFLLRLVRRRRFEMIVPLGDIVTGLVSQHRDDFARYSRLVVVPYDTFRLGRDKIETMKAAARCGVPLPNTWYPEERSLDQIAREVEYPVLVKPAVANGARGIHCVHDRGDLVRTYDEVFRAFGRTFVQEFIPHTGMQYKADIILDRDGTLLAGVAYNKIRYYPPAGGSSVLNKSVRYPELLDHAARLARGIGWFGMCDFDFIHDVRDNAPKIMEINPRFPESFRMCAIAGVDFPEILHRMACGKKVRPVLGYKTDRYLRFLAGDALWFLTARGQRFRTRPSFFDFFDPSTTDNLWSLRDPGPMIGYLLENALIILNARERAFRYRLGQARQ comes from the coding sequence GTGTCCAAGCGTCCTGAAATTCTGGTTTTCGAGGCTGAGGCCAAGAGCTCGCTGCCCGTGGCCGAGTCGTTTCATCGCCGCGGTTTCCGCGTGGTGGCGGCGTCCAGCAGGCGCTGCTGCGCGTCGTTCTACTCGCGGTCGGTTCGTGAGCGGATTGCCATGCCCAGCGAGGTGCACGAACCGGATGCCTGCCTGGCCTTCCTGCTCCGTCTCGTTCGGCGCCGGCGGTTCGAGATGATCGTGCCGCTTGGTGATATCGTGACCGGCCTTGTTTCACAGCATCGGGATGACTTTGCGCGGTATTCGAGGTTGGTGGTCGTGCCCTACGACACGTTTCGGCTCGGCCGTGACAAGATTGAGACCATGAAGGCGGCGGCCCGCTGTGGCGTGCCTCTGCCCAACACCTGGTATCCCGAGGAGCGGAGTCTGGATCAGATCGCCCGCGAGGTCGAGTACCCGGTTCTGGTCAAGCCAGCCGTCGCGAACGGCGCCCGGGGCATCCACTGTGTCCACGACCGGGGTGATCTGGTTCGGACGTATGACGAGGTGTTCCGGGCATTCGGGCGGACGTTTGTGCAGGAGTTCATTCCGCACACCGGCATGCAGTACAAGGCGGACATCATTCTCGACCGGGACGGCACGCTGCTGGCGGGAGTGGCCTACAACAAGATTCGATACTATCCGCCCGCCGGCGGCTCCAGCGTGTTGAACAAGAGTGTCCGCTACCCGGAGCTGCTGGATCACGCGGCCCGGCTGGCCCGCGGCATTGGCTGGTTCGGGATGTGTGATTTCGACTTCATCCATGACGTGCGCGACAACGCGCCGAAGATCATGGAGATTAACCCTCGGTTCCCGGAGAGCTTCCGGATGTGCGCCATCGCCGGCGTCGATTTTCCGGAGATTCTCCACCGCATGGCCTGCGGCAAGAAGGTCCGGCCGGTGCTCGGGTACAAGACCGACCGCTATCTTCGTTTTCTGGCCGGGGATGCGTTGTGGTTTTTGACCGCGAGGGGGCAGCGGTTCAGGACCAGGCCGAGCTTCTTTGACTTCTTTGATCCCAGCACCACGGACAACCTCTGGTCGCTTCGCGATCCCGGCCCTATGATCGGCTATCTTCTGGAGAACGCCCTGATTATCCTTAACGCCCGGGAGCGTGCGTTCCGTTATCGTCTGGGGCAGGCTCGTCAGTGA
- a CDS encoding glycosyltransferase — protein sequence MSAGAASIQPVDRAIDGRGRFDLMRKIRILHVIGQLRRGGCELQLLGLCRRLDRARFDSAICWYVRQADELEEDFRRAGVWTHFFSKPSMSVWRFFERLRGVVKEVEPDIIHTWMYSANFWGRLAAVTCGVSGIIASERGEVRMTGLIDRASEWFFRRRTLRLANSRFIASSLERHFGLPAEQTRIVHNAVGFELPNREEARSSLRRELGLAADTPVVLTVGRLGFPKNYPMLVRVVGRLERSESDAVVAVVGTGPDEDVLKRRVRDAGLDSRMRFLGFRGDVPSLLAGADIFCFTSDSEGFPNAVLEAMLAGLPVVCTDFPSAREMIFDPRAGILVSCDDDAGMAEAIGDLLARPERRRDIGMAARVHVQRHFSWDRLVETMSEIYEELAGRKGLEDRVPVEEGSGHRLPR from the coding sequence GTGAGCGCCGGTGCGGCCTCGATCCAACCGGTCGATCGGGCAATCGATGGTCGTGGCCGTTTTGATCTCATGCGGAAGATTCGCATCCTCCACGTCATCGGTCAGCTTCGGCGGGGGGGCTGTGAGCTTCAGCTTTTGGGGCTCTGTCGGCGGCTGGATCGGGCACGTTTCGACTCGGCGATCTGCTGGTATGTTCGGCAGGCCGATGAGCTGGAGGAGGACTTTCGCCGCGCGGGTGTGTGGACGCATTTTTTCAGCAAGCCGTCCATGTCCGTGTGGCGTTTCTTTGAGCGGCTTCGCGGCGTGGTCAAGGAGGTTGAGCCGGACATCATCCATACCTGGATGTACTCGGCCAACTTCTGGGGGCGCCTGGCCGCTGTGACCTGCGGCGTGTCCGGCATCATCGCGAGCGAGCGGGGCGAAGTGCGTATGACCGGTCTCATCGATCGCGCTTCGGAGTGGTTCTTCAGGAGGCGCACGCTGCGGCTGGCCAACAGCCGGTTCATCGCCTCCTCGCTGGAGCGGCACTTCGGGTTGCCTGCGGAGCAGACGCGGATTGTCCACAACGCCGTGGGTTTCGAGCTTCCTAACCGTGAAGAGGCCAGATCATCGCTTCGTCGGGAACTGGGTCTCGCCGCCGACACCCCGGTCGTGTTGACCGTGGGGCGTCTCGGTTTTCCGAAGAACTACCCGATGCTGGTTCGCGTAGTCGGGCGGCTGGAGCGGAGCGAGTCAGACGCGGTTGTCGCGGTGGTGGGTACCGGTCCGGACGAGGACGTGCTCAAGCGGCGGGTGCGTGACGCGGGACTGGATTCACGGATGCGTTTCCTCGGGTTTCGCGGCGATGTCCCCTCGCTCCTGGCCGGGGCTGATATCTTCTGCTTCACGTCGGACTCGGAAGGCTTTCCGAATGCGGTGCTCGAGGCGATGCTGGCCGGGTTGCCGGTGGTCTGCACGGATTTTCCCTCGGCCCGGGAGATGATCTTCGACCCGCGGGCTGGCATCCTGGTATCGTGCGACGACGACGCGGGCATGGCCGAGGCGATCGGCGATCTCCTGGCTCGGCCGGAGCGCCGCCGAGACATTGGGATGGCCGCCCGGGTGCATGTTCAGCGGCATTTCTCATGGGACCGTCTGGTGGAGACGATGTCCGAGATCTATGAGGAGCTAGCTGGGCGGAAGGGCTTGGAGGATCGTGTTCCGGTCGAGGAGGGCTCAGGCCATCGATTGCCCCGCTGA
- a CDS encoding glycosyltransferase — MFRSRRAQAIDCPADRKRVWIVNPFDPLPGDPEPPGRYASLARVLRDAGYVVTWWTASFSHRYKRRLDQEPLLDACRREGIEVCFVETPPYERNVSLSRFRSHRAFADGFARASLAFAAPVVIVASNPPMESAAAAGRVARDLGARLIVDVQDIWIETSRRFLPFLIRWAWPLLFRPWIRANREAFAAADAVVGVARDYADQAIRYGSGACRREVIPLGIDLAAFDVAAASGRSLLPARSEGQVRVIYSGSLSRNYDVLTAARAARRVVAAHPHLEVIFNGRGELVPELRQMIAGVPGIRLFDFVGAADWAATVKECDIGWNAVRPESRILFPNKVFGYWAAGLAILNTIPGECAEWIARTETGVTYAAGDEEGACRALTELAADPARLASMRAAARASAVDLWDRKYLYRAYLSLVESLADPERPC; from the coding sequence GTGTTCCGGTCGAGGAGGGCTCAGGCCATCGATTGCCCCGCTGACCGGAAACGGGTGTGGATCGTCAACCCGTTTGACCCGCTGCCTGGTGATCCCGAGCCGCCTGGCCGGTATGCGTCGCTGGCTCGTGTGCTGCGTGATGCCGGGTACGTGGTGACCTGGTGGACGGCGTCGTTCTCACATCGGTACAAGCGTCGGCTCGATCAGGAGCCGCTGCTGGACGCCTGCCGTCGCGAGGGGATCGAGGTTTGTTTCGTTGAAACGCCGCCGTATGAGCGGAACGTGAGCCTGAGCCGTTTTCGGTCGCACCGGGCCTTCGCGGATGGTTTTGCCCGGGCGTCCTTGGCGTTTGCGGCTCCGGTGGTCATCGTAGCCAGCAACCCGCCGATGGAGTCGGCCGCGGCGGCGGGGCGAGTGGCCCGTGATCTTGGTGCCCGGCTGATCGTGGATGTTCAGGACATTTGGATTGAGACCAGCCGGCGTTTCCTTCCGTTCCTCATCCGGTGGGCCTGGCCGCTGCTATTCCGGCCGTGGATTCGGGCCAATCGGGAGGCTTTTGCCGCCGCGGATGCGGTGGTGGGCGTAGCCCGGGACTACGCGGACCAGGCCATTCGGTACGGCAGCGGGGCTTGTCGGCGGGAGGTCATCCCGCTGGGCATTGATCTGGCCGCCTTTGATGTGGCGGCCGCATCCGGCCGGTCTTTGCTGCCTGCCCGGTCGGAAGGCCAGGTTCGGGTCATTTACAGTGGTAGTCTCTCGCGGAACTACGACGTATTGACCGCAGCGCGGGCGGCTCGGAGGGTAGTCGCCGCCCATCCCCATCTGGAGGTCATCTTCAACGGGCGTGGCGAGTTGGTTCCCGAGCTGCGGCAGATGATCGCGGGCGTGCCGGGCATTCGACTTTTCGACTTTGTCGGTGCGGCGGACTGGGCGGCGACGGTGAAGGAGTGCGACATCGGCTGGAATGCCGTCCGGCCGGAATCCAGGATTCTCTTTCCCAACAAAGTGTTCGGCTACTGGGCGGCCGGGTTGGCCATCCTGAACACGATTCCGGGCGAGTGTGCCGAGTGGATTGCCAGGACCGAAACCGGCGTGACCTACGCGGCGGGTGACGAGGAGGGGGCGTGTCGGGCGCTGACCGAGCTGGCCGCGGACCCGGCGAGGCTGGCTTCGATGCGTGCGGCGGCACGGGCGTCGGCTGTCGACCTCTGGGATCGGAAGTATCTCTACCGGGCGTATCTGAGCCTGGTGGAGAGTCTGGCAGATCCGGAGCGGCCATGTTGA